TCGCCTAGTCCCTAAGATCATCTAATCATCAACCGGTGTAGTGTTGCACAGTGCCGCACACCACACGCACACTGTTGCAGAAAATAGCAGAAATTAATTGCATCTATTTTCAGCGTATCGTGACGAGTGCATACACGGGTGCATTCCAGCGCTATGAGAGGTATACCCGACGTGTGCTGGTGGGTAAACCATTCTCAAATCGCACACTCCACACATACGGTGGTGTCGTCGTCATTCTGCCAAACGTGCCTTGAAAGTGAATTTCAGACAAAACGTAGCTCTTTTGAGAGTGCCGCCACGTTAGCTGCAACCAACGGGGAGGAACCCcacgaaatggaaaacaacttTCAAGTGCATACAACGCAACGGTGCACAGTGTAAACGGTTTGCTCTGCGAGCAATGAAAACCTGCTAAGCAATCTCTGTCAGCGTGAGATCATGTGAGAATGCTTCCATTTCATTCTAAGAATTTTGGTAATGGAGCATGTTTGATGATGGGcattttgttccatttatGTTGAAGTGTCTCTCATAATAGCGTCATAATACCTTTATCTGGCACGATATAAAACTGAGATAGCACGCAAAAGGTGACAAAATGTCAATCTGCTTAACTTCTTGTATACGATTAGGAAATTTCATACCATCTCTTAAAGATGTGAAAGATTTGAGTATGAAAAAAGGTGTGTGGAAAATACTAGTGTTGTTCTTAACGATTCTaatgaaaagagtcattcataagAATTTTCAGTAAAGAACTATTCAAATCACTAGTCAACTCccaaaagattcatgaatcctggAAAGCTCAAGAATCCTCATAAATTCATTAATCTTCAAAGTTTCACGaatctctttcttcttcttcttctctgtgAGGCGCTTGGGTGCTACGATAGAGGAATCCAGCTTCCTGGGCCTTCGTCTATTACTCTACGGTATTAGGCTTACGCTCCAAAGCCTCAAAGTTTTCCGAGACCGACAATTTAGGCCATATGTCGCTTCACGAATCCTCATAGATTCCTCAAAGATTCAATATTTCTCAAAGATTCAATATTTCTCAAAGATTCAATATTCCTCAAAGATTCACTATTCCTCAAAGATTCAATATTCCTCAAAGATTCAATATTCCTCAAAGATTCAATATTCCTCAAAGATTCACTATTCCTCAAAGATTCAATATTCCTCAAAGATTCAATattcctcaaagattcattatTACTCAAAGATTCCTAAAATGCCTAAAAGAATCATGAATCGAATCTCCAAGGATTTTACGCATTTTTGACTTGTTTGTTTAAGAAATAATTGTTATTCTTATACAGATGAGATAACTTAAGAGGTGACTCTGTTTGAAGATGGTAGCAGCGCCAGAACTCACACGATTGAAGCGGCACTAAATCCCACCTGGGCCGTACTCTCAGACTATTTAGCTATAGCAAAATAAACTCAAGCAAGATCACGTGTTGCTCCACAGCTGCAAGCCTTCGAAGGTGAGATGGTATTGACACATTCTTTACATTTCGGAATATTAAACTAAAATCAAACACCACTTCTCTGGTATGATAAGGACACGATAATGTTTATCCTTTTCTCAGAAGCTCCATTTTTGCATTCCTGCATACTTACACACCAAAATGTTCCCAAATAACCTTCAAATTGTTATTATGGTCAAAACTcatatcgttttgtttttttttttttgaagaaaactcTGTGTTTACACAAGAACCACAATAGTGGTataaaccgacagtttgctggtttcgtcaagtttcagcaactgtcgtattgtgagtgccggtggcactcagtgggcactcagagaaaaggttataaaagggaaaacaaataaacaaaaccctcttcttcgcttaaaaatcccgccaatcgtacggtaactattagaaagaaaattcagcatccgaattccgcaagtttgttcatggtgccgtgaccaggatacgcCGAATTGCTGGTTATTAATTTGCGGATTCTCGCGACCTGTTTTTTCCTACGCATAACGCAAATTTTATCGCGACACAACACTCCCGTTTTTTCGTTACCGCTGACGAAGCTATTTCCATCGTGTCTGATCATGCCAGCGTCTGCCGTCATTCTATCGTCCCGAAGGGCAATTTTGCTGGTCTCGTTAGATCGCCACGAGAAGTTCCTCCTTGATTTTCTCCCGGAACGAGACGCTATCGAGATCGAAACGCGCATAACAAAGTTCGACCAGCTGTCCATTGACTTGGAGAAAATCCAAGGTCAGCTAGAGGATTTGGCAATCACCGAAGAAGAAATTGCGCACAATGCCGCTTTACGCGATGATTTTGAGCCGCGCTTGATACGCGCACATTCCCAGCTAAAGGCTAAAAGGGTGCATGTTCCTCGAAGCATTAGTTCCACACCAAACGCTGGCCCGAGCCCCCTAGTAGGCATTAAACTTCCCACCATCGCGCTTCCCGAATACGATGGTGATTACATGCAGTGGCTAACGTATAGGGACACTTTTGAGGGCTTAATACATGATAACCCCGACCTACCGCCGATCCAAAAGTTCCACTATTTGCGCGCATCCTTAAAGGGAGAAGCCGCTAAGGTTATTGAATCCATCACCATCAGTGCCGCAAACTATGAAATAGCATGGAAAATACTGACGGAGCGTTACTCTAACGAGTACCTGTTAAAAAAGCGTCATTTGCAAGCCTTATTCGGAATGGCCACCATGAAACGGGAAAGTGCCTCAACCCTTCACCATCTTGTCGATGAGTTCGAGCGGCACAAGAAAACGCTAAACCACTTGGGTGAAAACACAGATGCTTGGAGTAGCGTATTAGAACATTTGCTTTGCACAAAATTGCCTACAACAACGTTGCGCGATTGGGAGGAatttgcatcaacaaatgaaaatccaagctacgaaggcttggtgcaatttttgcaaCGCCGAATGCGAGTGCTCGAAACTCTAATGGTAAACAATACCGACGCGCCCTCTAGCGGAAATCACACGCACTTCACACATAAACAATCGAATCTCACTCGGCTGGCTAGTTTTCCGTCTACCTCTCACGAAACACGTAGGTGCATAATATGCCAGCAAGAGCATAGCATCACGAAATGTCCGCGATTCATGACTATGGGTCCGGAAGAACGATATCGACAGGTCATGTCAAATAAActatgtttaaattgtttgcgGGACAACCACCGAGCGCGCGATTGCTCCTCGCAATACAAATGCAGACACTGTCACTCAGCTCACCATACACTTTTACACAACGTACACAACGCAAAAGGAGCACTTCCCACTGCAAACACCATGCCAGCTGCGCGAAATGTTCCGGTAAGCCATCCACAGAACAAAGACGATCACGCCACAAACACCCAAAGACACCACGTAGCAGCACACGCAAGCCAGCAAACATATGATCACGTGTTTCTGCAAACTGCCGTGGTACACGTTGCTGATTCACATGGTACTCTGCATCCAGTGCGAGCACTATTGGATAGTGCCTCGCAGCCTGATTTGATGAGCACCAGGCTTGCTCAGAGGTTAGCGTTGAAACTTGATACGGTCAACGTAACGCTCATCGGTGCGGGTCACTCTTCCACCCCGGTGCGGAAATCGGTGCGTGCGAAAATTTCCTCCCGAACGGGCCAATATCAGCTGAATGCTGATTTCTTGATTGTGGACAATTTGATTGGGGATTTGCCAGCACATGATGTGCGCACCGCCGAGTGGCAAATTCCGCCGAATTTTATGCTTGCCGACCCCCAGTTTAATAAGTCGGCACCGCTCGATCTTATCCTCGGTGCCCGGCATTATCATGCATTTTTCCAGAGCGGGGCGCAATATAAAATTTCGTATAACCTTCCTGTCCTCATTGAAAGTGTGTTCGGCTGGATCGTGACCGGCTCAGCATCAGCATGTAATGATAACACCGAAACTTCCAACGCATCTTCCGTCGTCTGCATGAGCACGCTTGAGGAATCACTCGAGCGATTCTGGAAGGTGGAAGAATTACAAATAAGAGATGGTTACTCCCCCGAAGAAAGGTATTGCGAAAAATTATACCAAGATACAACACAACGAGACGATACTGGTCGTTATATTGTTCGTTTACCAAAGCAGCCTGACTTTGAAGAAAAGCTGGGTCTTTCGAAATTATCAGCTCTACGACGTTTTACAATGCTCGAAAGGCGCCTAGAACGCGATCCTCATATTAAAGCGGCATACCATGAATTCATGCATGAATATTTGGAGCTAGGGCACATGTCGCTGATACAAGCTCCAGCTGACGACGAATCAGCATATTATCTGCCGCACCATCCCGTATTCAAGGCGtcgagcacaacaacaaaaaccagggTGGTGTTTGATGGATcagcgaaaacatcatctggaTACTCGCTCAACGAAGCGCTATGTGTCGGCCCTGCAGTGCAGGACGATTTGTTGGACATCATTCTACGATTCCGCACGTATAAGGTGGCAGTTGTTGGAGACATTGCTAAAATGTACCGCCAAATACTACTGCATCCAGACGATAGGAAGTATGCCCGCATTTGTTTCCGGTTTGATGCGCATTCaccgatccagtattacgagcTGAACACCGTAACCTATGGGTTGTCCCCATCATCCTTCCTTGCAACTCGAACCTTGCAGCAGCTTGCAAACGATGAGGGAACCACATATCCTGTTGCCGCATCCGCTCTGAAGAGCAATTTCTACGTGGACGACTTCATAGGCGGTGCGGATTCGATCGAAAGCGCTCGGCGTCTACGAGTAGAGTTAAATGAATTACTTTCAAGGGGTGGTTTTGAATTACGGAAGTGGACTTCAAACCGATTAGAGGTACTTACCGGTCTAACTGCGGATCAGATCGGCACACAGTCAGCGCTACAGTTTATACCCGACGAAACGGTAAAGACTCTTGGAGTTTCGTGGGAGCCAGAACATGATGTTCTATCATTCGAGTCCGCAATCGACACCGACACAGCAAGTCCTACTAAAAGAAGCATCCTCTCTAACATAGCCCGCATGTTCGATCCGCTTGGCCTTATTTCTCCCATTGTCGTGCGAGCCAAAATCTTGATGCAGGAGTTGTGGTTGCAGAAAGCTGGTTGGGACGATCTTGTTCCTGATTCTATctgcaagaaatggaaaaatattcagcAAGATTGGCCACTCATATCCGGTTTTAAGATCGATCGCTATGCGCTGTTACCTGGTAGTAaattgcagttacacaccttcTGTGACGCATCTGAAGCAGCTTACGGGGCCTGCATTTATGTTCGTTGCGAAAGTGAGCAAGGGGAAGTTCGCACCACTTTACTTTCATCCAAGTCGCGAGTGGCACCACTTAAGCGTGTCACACTACCTCGACTGGAACTGTGTGCTGCTGTATTAGGCGCTCATCTTTACGATCGAGTCAAGAAGGCGATGGGACTACACGCAGCAGAAGTATTCTTTTGGTCCGATTCTACCGTCACGTTAAAGTGGATCAGCGCCTCACCTAACACGTGGGCAACGTTCGTAGGCAACCGAGTATCGGAGGTGCAGCATTATACTCATCCTCGTCAGTGGAGGCATGTTCCCGGCTCAACTAACCCTGCCGATCTGGTCTCACGCGGCATGTCAGCAGCAGATTTCCTGCAGAGCAAGCTTTGGAGTTGCGGTCCGGAATGGCTAGCACTACCCGCATCCAACTGGCCCAACTGTAATCCTGAACCAGCTGAAGATACGAATCTCGAAATTCGTCAGGTGAGTGCTGCCTATGTAAACACCATCACTAACCCTTGGTTTACGTTGTGTTCCAGCTACACGCGATTGTTGCGCATCGTTGCATACTGCATTCGCTTCACACGTAACACTAAGGAGAAGGCACGCACTCAACGAACACCAACACACTTCACATCACCTTTAGTCATCACTCCCGAATACATGGAAGCTGCTAAAACTGTGCTATGTCGTTTAGCACAGCAAGACGCATTTTCAGCGGAGCTACGGCAATTGACAAAGGGTGAAGCAATAGGAAGACATCACCGAACCAACGATATACTCACCGGCCGATTGGTTATACTACTGGATGAATCCTTACCAACAACCCGATGGCCCCTAGCACGCATCGTTGCAATTCATCCTGGAGAGGACCAGCTCACACGTGTGGTAAAACTACAAACGGTAAAAGGGATCATCACTCGTCCGATCAACAAAATCTGCTTACGGCCGTTAGCGGATGGTGAAACCACATGCCATCATTTCGCCTTTGTTATGACATTCTGTCATGGGGGGGAGTATGTTTACACAAGAACCACAATAGTGGTataaaccgacagtttgctggtttcgtcaagtttcagcaactgtcgtattgtgagtgccggtggcactcagtgggcactcagagaaaaggttataaaagggaaaacaaataaacaaaaccctcttcttcgcttaaaaatcccgccaatcgtacggtaactattagaaagaaaattcagcatccgaattccgcaagtttgttcaCTCTGCTAGTCATCACCCATCGTTTACACCTCACAGTAGCatacagtgtgtgtgtttacgtAAAAACAATCACTACAAATTTTGCCATAATGTAGTTGCAGAGATGgtgccaaaacaaaacaaaaaaattaacctaACTGTGCTGTGTTCAATTTCACACAAACCAAAAGCAGTTGCGAGTCTTGGCATACAGCTGCTAAATATTGTAAGGAAAATAAACACCTCCAAGTGACCATCTACAGATCAGCGTTACCAAGCGTACCCTTTGCGCAATACCGTGTGTTTAAATACAGCTTAGATGGAAAAGCGGATcacacccaaacacacatGGTCGCTTTGGGTTGTGTCGTTTCACTTTACCTAGGCCAACGAATGGGTTTAAAATATCAACCCCTCAAATGGAATTTCTACCGAATCTCGTTTTCCCGACCTATCAGTTATCACTCTATACACAGGGAAGCTTTGGTGGTACTCGATGGTCGAGAAAATTCCCCCGCAATATGGAAGGGAAACCCATTTGGCACACGATCGACAAATACAAATGTTCTCATCccttgtttcgaaaaaaaaatacatgacgttgttcctattttttccatttgtttgctgCCCTTGCTTTATGTATATCCTCTTCTAATGAACAACAAACAAGCGCAGTCGGAAAATTGTgtgagaggaaaatttttacgcGCCATCAGGAGAGGTTTGATTTAAAAACACCGCAGAAAAAAAGCAGTTCTTCGTTTCGCCAGGGcataaatgaacaaaaacaaatatgttcAAACCATTTTGAATCGTGTCGCAGTACATTGTGAGCGAGGATGGAAACCCCCCTTTTTGGCCCAAAACATCATGTGTCAATCTTGCGATCTGAATGATGATGGCTAATGGTAACCGGCTTTCACTCTCCACCAGAGAACTTGAATCAGATTTCACATGTCTTCATGTATCTCCAttcgttattattatttttttaatttccacaTGAAAACAAAGATTTCCCGCCAATTGGCATATGTTTTTCCTAACCATTTTATAACACCACAAATTCTCGTCCTCGGATAGATCGTTTTTAAACGATCTTTTCCGCAGGAATGGATAAACGTCCCGAACGGTACCCCAGATTTTAAATTAGACAGACATTAAATAATCAAACTCTAAAATCCCACCATCTGCAGTTTGGAGAATACAGTCTTTATGCAAGGGTGCTTTTTATTGCTCCGTTTTACCctgtttatttttcctatGACTGACCAGCAACGACACGATGACCGGATCTCGGAATGTTGGCAGTGCTTTGCAGATTTGAAAAACCTCAAATTGACAGGAAATATCGATTTCCCAATAGAAATACACACCAGGCAGgaatacaacaaaccaaaccactACCGCACAGGTCACTGTCCGCTCATGGTTTTACCTTTTCGCATTTTCCCGGCGTGCTGTTTTTGTACGCCGTagcaaaaatgtttccttccgCTCAATCGGTGTCCACTTTAGAGCACAAGGGAAAATGTTGCCAGTGCCAGCGCACCGGTATGCGGCAATAGCAAATATACAAACGAACCAACACCGAAGGGCGGTACACGGttcacaacaaaacgaaaattcataaaatatgcaaagcTTCACAATCCACCGTTGTCTatgcagcttttttttggtctaaaCCCCCTGTACGAACCGATTACGGTTTGGATGTGCTCGAGTGGCTTCAGGGTGGTTTTAGGTATCCGCATATACAAGGATTATCTTCTATTTCCCTACTCGATTGCCGAAACCATCGTCACTATCCTGCGTACGTCATCACTGTTGTATGATGTGGTAAAACAGTATGTTAATAAATTCATCGTAAGGAAGAACTTTTTCAGGACTGTTCTGGTAAGATTTTAAcgtgataagaaaaaaaaatgtaggaAGAAATGCTACATGATTATTACTGAGAaacatcatttttcttttttttaagtatattttacaaaaaaaaataaaggaaatttaAAGTTGCGGGGCCATGACACTCAAAACATCAGACACTAACGAGTAATTTTGAGTTGCGTTTAGAGAAAAATTTGACACATGGACAAGTCTCATAAAATAGTTTGACACAAGTTTTGAGATATCACTTTGACAGATCCGACAGTGCGTGACACATGTTGTGCATAAGCTTTACTTCacaaatttaaactttttttatccGGAACTATAattttttgcattcttttcaCTAATAagatgtttatttatatttgtaccatattttccataAGACGTAATTACACACAGAATACAAACACAGTGGAAcatcgattatccggggtgtcGCTTAATCGGGTGTCGGATTAACCGTGCTGCTCAGAAATGACAGATCCAAAGATGATTTGACGATATTAACTGGAAAACTGTGTTTTGAGAGTTTTGAGCGACTGAGAAAGTTTGAGGAATAAgtgtttcaataaaaatttctgttatttgctttttttcgggttccTTTTTAAATAGCAAATTCACTCAAATATCTACTGTAAGTAGATTCGAtacaaagttgtttttttttcttctaattttaGAACTTCAATATAAAACCCACGTAGACATGAATAGTCCAGCAaggaagcgaaaggaaaatgtttcaaacgaAGTGAATTTTTGAAtctgaaaaatgaaatgagtGAATCTCCTAGAGCTACTACATTTAGACGATCCAAAAAAACGTACGTAGATTGTCAGCATGCCACAGTGTTTCAAAGGAAAGCTCCAAGCACAACGCGCAAAGATAAAACATAAGACCAACAAACGTACGTGCTTAGCGGCTCATTCCAGCTTCCTTGCGCCCTAGAGGTGTTGTACATCATTTAGCCGCACACCTCATCGCTGCGCAACAAAGAAATTTTCGAGACATATTTTGTatgaatgtgttgttttttttgctacttgcCACTAGCCCTCAATAACACACCGGAGTTATTTCTCATTTGCAACATTATTTAATACACCGGTGTAGAAAACGATATCTTTCCAGATTTCGCTAAATATCCTTGCCCCTTTGCACCGATTGGTATTTCGTTCACGCATTCTTCTAGGCGCTTCGGAATGTGTGGTTGTAGTACTGGGAAGTGTGATGAGCGAAGATTTTTCACCTCATTATCACACCGGAACTGCGCTCCTCATCCATATTTGTGCTTCCGATTAGAGtgtatcacacacacactcaggaagaaaaaaataaaaaccgatcGATGCCATTTAGCGGATGCTTCTCCATCTGTCCCTTACAAGCGTGGCTTGTAGTCGATTGACGTCATTTTGTGAGAAAGCTTCATTTTTTGGTGCTGAAGTAGATAAACGGAGCGAATGCGCACACAAAATTCTAACGTTACTTATCTGCGGTATGATCCTTATACGGACAACGGAAAAGgtgtacaaaataaaacaaaatcgaaaacatGATATATCATACCCAAGGGAACCGTAAGGACTTTATACGGCGAAATCTAAAAAATGCCATTCAAATGTCATTTCAATCTTTGTAACTTTGGGAAATGGTTCACATCAAGAACAAGAAttgtatttaatatttttggattttttttattcagatagaatgacctggccgtattgataaatatttttgaattacatcaaaataaaaatttgtttgatttacaaCACAATATAAGCTCAATGCAAGCTCGAATAGCTCTCACAGTGTAAACATGGGAGAACTAAATTTACTTATGATTATATTTATCTTACTTATGCTTCAATTGTGCAACAAAATTCCCCAGCCTGTCGATTCACACGCAATGCTCAGCAGCATTAGTCAGAAGTTGCGcttgataaaaataagcaCGAATTACGGCAATAAGGCTAAATAGTGCCCACCGACCGAAAATAGAACCGATCAAGGAAGCCGAGAGCGCCATGGCACatccaataataataataataaaaaacaatagcaTTTTCCTCAACGCACACCAATCACTATATGCAATCCTCGgtgggaaacaaaaaataggacTTAAAATCGGGAACAAGAAATGCACCGAGGACTTTGCACTTCACCGCACACAGAGCAAACAACGAAACCATGTAAACGTCACACGAAAAGTGTAACGACCTGCGGCACACTTCCTTCTAGAATCAAACCGGGAAGGGTATGGCTGTCGCAACTTCGAAATAGGGCTTCACGGAAACAAGCGACAACAGAGATAACTCGGCAAAAAGTCAAGAATTGACGGTTCGGGATGACAATGGGGCCAAACGCCGGGCGAGAGATTGAACTGTAGCATCGGTGCCCGTACGGGAAAATGTGGTCCCGCGGCCACGTGTAAATGTCAGCGGCCGGAAAAGTGAGGAAACTTctcgattgctgctgctgggtgagTAAAGTCCTCCGTACGAAAGTGCCAGGTACGTAATAGTACACAACCACTAAAGCAGGGTTTAGCAACCTACGGTCTGGTTGACGGCATTAATGTCATTTTTGAGAGTGCGTCCTAGTCGGGTTAGtactttaatgtttttttgcactatattttttctattttgttttcaccgTTTTCAGTTCCagtttcagtttttgtttttttttttaatttagataTACTTATAGTACTATATTTTCAATTGTGTTGTGGAGAATaaaatttgatacatttttattcgtgtgaaaatttaatattaaacacCCTGTATGAGAGATCCAGTGTACTTAAAGTTATTATAAGAGTTTATcgtgaaagaaaatttgatgttttaggATATTGAAGTTTAGGACACAGAAATAATTCAAACAACATTATTGAAGCTGAACATTAAATTGACAGATGTCGGATGTGAATAGTCAGATGTCTATACAAGGGAACTTAAAGGAAGTGTCAAATACGCAACGTTTGTTCACCCCTGAACTGAAAGAATAGTGTCATTGGACTCATATTGCAGTGGGAAGGAAATTCCTAACTTTCTCTGGCGATTTTATCGATTGCCAAAGTGAATCAGCCATCACTTTATTTTACGATTCAACTATACCGAGTGCCCGCGTTCAGGACCGTTTgtaagaataaattaaatgaagcaAAGAGCACCA
The DNA window shown above is from Anopheles funestus chromosome 3RL, idAnoFuneDA-416_04, whole genome shotgun sequence and carries:
- the LOC125769521 gene encoding uncharacterized protein LOC125769521; its protein translation is MPASAVILSSRRAILLVSLDRHEKFLLDFLPERDAIEIETRITKFDQLSIDLEKIQGQLEDLAITEEEIAHNAALRDDFEPRLIRAHSQLKAKRVHVPRSISSTPNAGPSPLVGIKLPTIALPEYDGDYMQWLTYRDTFEGLIHDNPDLPPIQKFHYLRASLKGEAAKVIESITISAANYEIAWKILTERYSNEYLLKKRHLQALFGMATMKRESASTLHHLVDEFERHKKTLNHLVRALLDSASQPDLMSTRLAQRLALKLDTVNVTLIGAGHSSTPVRKSVRAKISSRTGQYQLNADFLIVDNLIGDLPAHDVRTAEWQIPPNFMLADPQFNKSAPLDLILGARHYHAFFQSGAQYKISYNLPVLIESVFGWIVTGSASACNDNTETSNASSVVCMSTLEESLERFWKVEELQIRDGYSPEERYCEKLYQDTTQRDDTGRYIVRLPKQPDFEEKLGLSKLSALRRFTMLERRLERDPHIKAAYHEFMHEYLELGHMSLIQAPADDESAYYLPHHPVFKASSTTTKTRVVFDGSAKTSSGYSLNEALCVGPAVQDDLLDIILRFRTYKVAVVGDIAKMYRQILLHPDDRKYARICFRFDAHSPIQYYELNTVTYGLSPSSFLATRTLQQLANDEGTTYPVAASALKSNFYVDDFIGGADSIESARRLRVELNELLSRGGFELRKWTSNRLEVLTGLTADQIGTQSALQFIPDETVKTLGVSWEPEHDVLSFESAIDTDTASPTKRSILSNIARMFDPLGLISPIVVRAKILMQELWLQKAGWDDLVPDSICKKWKNIQQDWPLISGFKIDRYALLPGSKLQLHTFCDASEAAYGACIYVRCESEQGEVRTTLLSSKSRVAPLKRVTLPRLELCAAVLGAHLYDRVKKAMGLHAAEVFFWSDSTVTLKWISASPNTWATFVGNRVSEVQHYTHPRQWRHVPGSTNPADLVSRGMSAADFLQSKLWSCGPEWLALPASNWPNCNPEPAEDTNLEIRQLHAIVAHRCILHSLHT